The following DNA comes from Mugil cephalus isolate CIBA_MC_2020 chromosome 6, CIBA_Mcephalus_1.1, whole genome shotgun sequence.
tGTGAAAATGATTGGATACTAACATGAGGGTCTATTGGCTGTGGCTGAATACGTAGAGTGGGGTtcacaaaccagagggttagcggtttgatccccTCATgctaaagtgtccttgagcaagacactgaacccctcgagtaccaataggtagaaaggcTCTGTATAAAatcaagaccatttaccatttaggATCAGTCTCCGGTCATGGTCAGTGTTTGTGCTCTTATGCCTCGAGCTGGTGTAGCCAGATTCAATGCTTATGGTAACACACTTGTGAGATTTCATTCTAGGGCGTGTTTCAGtcaatagaggaaaaaaaaatacctctgcacatGAGTGGATCCTACAACAAATCAGAGCCACTGTACTATAACGAAATTCAACTCAACAGTGCACAAATTACTGCATCAACGatactcttcttcttcctcttctcatgCTTTGAGTGCCAATAtatagaaaagcactatataaaaacaagaccattcaCAAATAAATCTTAGCCTCATGAAGGCTGTGGTATTTGTTTACAGTAACAGAGAGATCTGCTGGTTCAATTGTGATTGTGATCTGTCACAACATCATTTTAGCctcaataacagaaacacttttgcgTTCAATTCAGCTCACTTTAGCAGCATCACAAACTACTACCTCCAAAAGTATCATCCCGTTGAATTACCACCTATTAGACGCTGTTTCACCTTAAACTAAACAATATAACAGTCATAAAGCAAAGATTTAGTGTAGGAATGTTATATtaggatgcatttgttttcactagtgtaccaaCGAACTGGAAAGTGCAGTGTCAGAAGTGCTAGGAGCGCTCTCCTCTAACTTGAAAGGAGTGACCTATACAAATTATTTCATCTGTGTGCTTCAACTGCCCAGTCTGAAAACCACACATTTAGCACAAAACATACTCCACCCAAATTATACAACTACAGCATGTTCATGGTACTTCCCCGACAGAATAATGTAAGAAAGGCTTACCTATGATTAGTATGTTACCTTCTGCTCTATGCTTGACTGCCTTCTGGCATTCACATTTAGCCTTCTGAAAACAACCCAAATCATATAATAGAGCTGATTTGAGGGCCTTTGGGAGGAGAGCTGAATTTATGCCTAAGGGTCATGGAAAAACGCACGAAAAGGCAGAGATGGAAGGATCACAGCGCAACAGTAAATAAAGTTACAGTATGAATAATGAGCTCCCGCTGTACCAGGGCCTCAACTGGACTAATGACAGAGACCTGTTTTAGATTAggtctctgacacacacacacacacactcgtgcaaCCGTACTCAAGAGGCAACACACAGAAACCCATGCACTCAGGGGGGAGGTCCTATCAGTTCAGATAATCTGTTGCCCAGGGCAAACAGATCTCCGTTTTCTGCTCTGGGATGGTCAATATagaggaggaagcaaaggaggCAAAgggcatcacacacacacatcttcaaTTAATCATTCACCCTTTGCTCTGAATTGTCAAGTGTCCGTCAGCAATTTCCCCTCCATGGGTCTCGCTCTTCCcagatttttcccttcttctgAGAAGGCTGTAACTCAAAACTCTTTCAGCAGTGGTTTAGTTTTTCCAGTGCTACAGTATACAATAGTTGATATTTATCAGCGTCAACAAGCATCGTGGAGCAaggctgccatctgctgttggAAGCTGGTCCAATTTAAGGAAACAGTCATTCTATAATATGCACATcgtggttttatttaaaaacggCACGTTTTCAGTATTCATATCTGCAGGTAGACGTCATTCATATCAAATGTCCTTCTTTTGATATTGCAAACTTAAAACTCTCTCTGTGGAGACCAACATTGTCAGCTGCCCCCGTGTCTGGGATATCTTTCAGCAATTAAGTAACTACACATGACAGGACGGTTACTATACACTCCAGTGAAAACCAGCACCAGCCAATCCATGGAGGTGCCGTTTTATTAGTAGTAAATATGTTTATCCTGATTCCAGGTACCAGGAAAAACAGTTGGGATATGCTAGCAAATAGGCAGATTGAttctacaaaacacacagccGCAGAAGGATGTGTGCATACGCTGCACACCTTGGCTGAATGACAGCCGTCATAATCGGTGGTACGGGAGTTTAATCTAAGCCAAACACTACAGTTCAAATTCATGTGCATTCAGCTGCTTCCTCCTCGGTCCTCTCTAGGTGTCAAATGGGCTCcgattgtttgttgtttcagtcTCAGTTCACATCCTCCCCACAGCTCATGGCTCCACTGGCACGGAAAGCAGAAACCAAGGCAGGGTGAAAGAAAGTGAGAAGGCACAATAGCTCTCCGTCTGCCTTCTCATCCTCTCAACGCTTTTCCAGTTTTTTGAATCTTGCCTCTGTAAAGATAAGGGAAAAAGGATTGTTGACCCATAGCTTACAGATGAAACacgcaaataaaacatttaattacgTTAAGGTGTCATTTTATGGTGTATTGacaaattatttaaagtttatGAGTTTATGAATAGTTTACGGTGTCAGAGCGCCATCTGCTGCCATGTCTGCTGATAGAGGCGGCCATTGTGACTATTATTAGTCTGTTCCACACATGCCAGCAAAAAAATAGCCAGCATATGGGAAAAAGAAACCACTGTAGCTATGCTGTCACGCAGGGACCTCATTCTCAATGACAGAAGGTCAATATGCAAGGATCGactatgcaaaaaaaagcaTATAACTGAATTACATTAATAACACATTGACTCCAGGCATTAACATGAGTACTGGACGATCCGATCACAAGTGGAAAGCCAAGATATCACACCTGTCATCAGAATGTATTTCAAGCCACCACTAGTGAACAGATCTCACCGGAAACTAGATACATCATTATATGGAAATAAACTAACCAAGccaggaaaggaagaaaggtaTAATATGTCAGTTGagtaaaatatttgtgttctcACGACTAGAAGAATATGGCCACATGAGAGTGTTCAAGCGCAGTATGATGGGATAACCCTCGATGCATGTTAATACCAGTCATTAACGCGGCCCAAGTTAAACAGGATctgttttaaacattaaacttgTAGTTACTGTCTGGTTAAGCGCCTTACCTAGTTTCTTGGAGTATGCGTCTAGTTTGTAAGCAGCTTGTTCAAGTGAAGATACTTGCTCCTCGATCTGATTTATCTGGTCCAAGTAGGGCTGTAGGCTAGCATCTGAAAACACACCACCCAAGTGTTGATGACAttgcagaacaaacacacagactttGACTGTAATGATGTAGTGCAGACACTGTATGCTATAGACCGTACTCACACTTGTTGTTAAGATCTTGCAGGTTGCGGCTGATGTTGATACTGATGTCCTTCATTTCCATGTACTTCAGACTAGTAAGCTTGTTCATGTTCTCCAACAGACGGTAATCTTCACAGGTGGCTGGAAAGGTAAGAAGATGGGgagagttttaaaaacaaaataagatcaTAAACAACAAGCATCAGCTGTTGCTGATTTAGTTGACAATACAGTTGCTGCATGCAATGAAAGGAACATTTCAAACCTGTTAGTTCTCCTTGCAGGAAGATGGACATCTTTTCAAACATGTCAGTGCACAGCTCGTTGATATCGGGCTCTGCAGGCTCCACTGCCTCCTCTGCTGTCTCCACACCACCATCACCTGATCACATTCACGAGGCACAAGATTAATACTACACAGCTTCACAGTCCAGTTTAGACATTAAATAGAAccacatttgaaaaacaaagccagctgcaacacatttttttctcaaaagtAAGGAAACCCCACACAatgtaaactaaacaaaaataaagcaaaaataagtGGCTTAatgatgcgtgtgtgtgtgtgtatatgtgtgtgataCATTAGCATTTGGACGCTACGGAAGTGCAAAGAAAGACACTCACTGTTTGTGCCAGGTTTCTTAGAAGCAGCCCCCAGGCTTTCCGCTGGATCCTCCGGACCCTCTGCGGGGCCGCTACTACTT
Coding sequences within:
- the bloc1s2 gene encoding biogenesis of lysosome-related organelles complex 1 subunit 2, with the translated sequence MAATGDEAAAMDSISRAPSVPLAATNPPPSSSGPAEGPEDPAESLGAASKKPGTNSDGGVETAEEAVEPAEPDINELCTDMFEKMSIFLQGELTATCEDYRLLENMNKLTSLKYMEMKDISINISRNLQDLNNKYASLQPYLDQINQIEEQVSSLEQAAYKLDAYSKKLEARFKKLEKR